In a single window of the Orbaceae bacterium lpD04 genome:
- a CDS encoding helix-turn-helix domain-containing protein — MIQFDSAKNIIDRMISAYKLKTMKALCENFGVGISVLANRVVRNTIPAEYIIQCALETGADLQWLCSGQGESGIDGVKVVKKIVLSDEILEKLERLNSLKEKGAITLEEFNILKANLI, encoded by the coding sequence ATGATTCAGTTTGATAGTGCCAAAAATATAATAGACAGAATGATTAGTGCTTATAAATTAAAAACGATGAAGGCGCTTTGTGAAAATTTTGGTGTTGGTATTAGCGTTTTAGCTAATAGGGTGGTTAGAAATACGATTCCAGCAGAATATATAATACAGTGTGCTTTAGAGACTGGAGCAGATCTTCAATGGCTTTGCTCTGGACAAGGAGAATCTGGTATTGATGGCGTAAAAGTCGTAAAAAAGATAGTTTTATCTGATGAAATACTGGAAAAACTGGAGCGTTTAAACTCTCTAAAAGAAAAAGGGGCAATTACCTTAGAAGAGTTCAATATATTAAAAGCTAATCTTATTTAA
- a CDS encoding DUF2732 family protein has product MKNELLIALNQQKKEQSAIFCARLNNIASVIRYENLTATEAAELIDQESNKIQAQQRGDY; this is encoded by the coding sequence ATGAAAAATGAATTATTAATTGCGCTGAATCAGCAGAAGAAAGAGCAAAGCGCTATTTTTTGTGCTCGTTTAAATAATATAGCATCAGTGATTCGTTATGAGAATTTAACGGCTACAGAGGCCGCCGAATTAATCGATCAGGAATCTAATAAAATCCAAGCGCAACAGCGAGGCGATTATTAA
- a CDS encoding TraR/DksA C4-type zinc finger protein: MNYADQLDKAQDETQLLIDCALSNRPIYSGESSIYCNACGEPIPQARREAVKGCNLCIDCKVIEDKKGRLNV; encoded by the coding sequence ATGAATTATGCCGATCAACTAGACAAAGCACAAGACGAAACCCAGCTATTAATCGATTGCGCACTTTCAAATAGACCAATCTATAGCGGTGAGTCATCAATTTATTGCAATGCTTGCGGCGAACCCATTCCGCAAGCAAGGCGTGAAGCAGTAAAAGGGTGCAATTTATGTATTGATTGCAAAGTAATTGAAGATAAGAAAGGGCGTTTAAATGTTTGA
- a CDS encoding Dam family site-specific DNA-(adenine-N6)-methyltransferase has protein sequence MRVEKSFLKWVGGKGRIMPQLLAHLPGGKRFIEPFVGAGNVFINTNYDSYIICDNNPDLINVYQWLYDDVALLVNKTEELFNSDLDYYEVRELFNSCYPLDLDSVEQAARFIWLMRHCFNSICRYNKNGKFNTPKGKHKNIYFPKVELINFSNKLNTNSVMMFSGHYYNAIGYAGDGDVIYCDPPYLSGNKNDSFVGYTAGGFNTILTEDLACQLHIAVKKGATAIISNSDNETTREIFKHFKIYSIDAPRTIAANGNRKPAKEIIGILTPDMI, from the coding sequence ATGCGTGTAGAAAAATCATTTTTAAAGTGGGTCGGCGGTAAAGGACGCATTATGCCGCAATTATTAGCACATTTGCCAGGCGGAAAACGCTTTATTGAACCGTTTGTTGGTGCCGGTAATGTATTTATTAATACAAATTATGATAGCTATATTATTTGTGATAATAATCCCGATTTAATTAACGTTTACCAATGGCTTTATGATGATGTTGCTCTATTAGTAAATAAAACAGAAGAATTATTTAATAGCGATTTAGATTATTACGAAGTGAGAGAGTTATTCAATTCTTGCTATCCGCTTGATCTTGATAGTGTCGAACAAGCCGCCCGATTTATTTGGTTAATGCGCCATTGTTTTAATAGCATTTGTAGATATAACAAAAACGGAAAATTTAACACGCCAAAAGGTAAGCATAAAAATATTTATTTCCCGAAAGTTGAGCTAATAAACTTTAGCAATAAACTAAATACTAACAGCGTTATGATGTTTAGTGGGCACTATTATAATGCGATCGGTTACGCCGGTGATGGTGATGTTATTTACTGTGATCCCCCTTATTTATCAGGTAATAAAAATGATAGCTTTGTTGGCTACACTGCTGGTGGGTTTAATACCATTCTAACCGAAGATCTAGCCTGTCAATTACATATCGCAGTGAAGAAAGGCGCTACCGCCATTATATCTAATAGCGATAATGAAACTACAAGAGAGATTTTTAAACATTTCAAAATTTACTCTATAGATGCCCCGCGTACCATCGCAGCGAATGGAAACCGTAAACCAGCGAAAGAAATCATCGGCATATTAACGCCCGATATGATTTAA
- a CDS encoding replication endonuclease translates to MSTITQQLRELTNSIPAKDRFLSGLATRDYYENIGQYQQPQKIAQSFNVRPEFGRELISYRPEPKDMNDQESKLWQVNRADFDWYRQYFCDLPDYLGGYFANKYITLFKSKGRKAANTFVRETLGGNIQKRLDLVNAIYETKPSLLAIHFNKEFNELPNYSRERIADLAYRISIYVNDLVCYDIKNRDFTLSGNIINNDDLDNVKKRKFVFSDDPAMNTHAHKGYYIIFKELKGLNILPPYFANYKQGKLSEREALIALAKVSDNQWWYNQLKRRRDHQKEHLAIAAGQVQNKASAYASRSCISEWTQQKQSNREWANNQLIQNEEGEQFELTLQIDKSNANPAIRRCELMVRMRGFEDLADEHGYIGAFITLTAPSKYHSCHSKGGFVQNWIGNNPRDTQKYLCSVWAKIRAKLNRDDIHLFGFRVAEPHHDGTPHWHILVFMQPKHRDAVERIMRAYALEVDGDEPGASENRFKFVDIEKEKGSATGYIAKYISKNIDGYALNGELDDETGQDLKTMSKAVTAWASRWRIRQFQQIGGAPVTVYRELRRLKDKKVQDENVDPILAAADVGCWATYTELQGGAMVKRKDLKVRISYEEKLNQFEEPQQKIKGVFSPITGLASFICTRLIKWKIVKKGKQSKGLDLKKRAERTAWSSVNNCTPSFDPVADDQKKRIKKGSKLDEILDDLERKEIDFNRWLENPAIRQQQRPTKEGKNKQIYRKNVQILEDWIKNTPKVAILPDIDWSF, encoded by the coding sequence ATGTCAACAATCACGCAGCAACTAAGAGAACTAACAAACTCAATCCCAGCAAAAGATCGCTTTTTGTCGGGTTTGGCTACGCGTGATTATTACGAAAATATTGGACAGTATCAGCAGCCGCAAAAGATAGCACAGTCTTTTAATGTGCGCCCTGAATTTGGTCGAGAGTTAATTTCATATCGTCCCGAACCAAAAGATATGAACGATCAAGAATCTAAATTGTGGCAAGTAAACCGTGCAGATTTTGATTGGTACCGTCAATATTTTTGCGATCTTCCTGATTATTTGGGTGGGTATTTCGCTAATAAATATATTACATTATTTAAAAGTAAAGGTCGTAAAGCTGCAAATACGTTTGTTCGTGAAACGCTCGGCGGTAATATTCAAAAACGCTTAGATTTAGTTAATGCCATCTACGAAACAAAGCCCTCATTACTAGCAATCCATTTTAATAAAGAATTTAACGAACTGCCAAATTATAGCCGAGAAAGAATAGCCGATTTGGCTTATCGCATAAGCATTTATGTTAATGACTTGGTTTGTTATGACATAAAAAATCGAGATTTTACCTTGTCAGGGAATATTATTAATAATGATGATTTGGATAATGTGAAAAAACGGAAGTTCGTATTTTCTGACGATCCAGCTATGAATACCCATGCGCACAAGGGTTACTATATAATTTTTAAAGAGTTAAAAGGATTAAATATTTTACCTCCCTATTTTGCCAATTATAAACAAGGTAAGTTGTCGGAGCGTGAAGCATTAATTGCGCTCGCTAAAGTTAGTGATAATCAATGGTGGTACAACCAGTTAAAACGCCGCCGAGATCATCAAAAGGAACATTTGGCGATTGCCGCCGGGCAAGTGCAAAATAAGGCTAGCGCATACGCAAGCCGATCATGTATTAGTGAGTGGACGCAGCAAAAGCAAAGTAATAGAGAATGGGCGAACAATCAATTAATTCAAAATGAAGAGGGCGAGCAGTTCGAATTAACGTTACAGATTGATAAATCAAACGCTAACCCAGCGATCCGCCGTTGTGAATTGATGGTGCGTATGCGGGGCTTTGAAGATCTCGCCGACGAGCACGGCTATATTGGCGCATTTATTACTTTAACCGCCCCGTCAAAATATCACTCATGCCACAGCAAAGGGGGCTTTGTGCAGAACTGGATCGGAAATAATCCACGTGATACACAAAAATACCTTTGTAGCGTTTGGGCTAAAATACGGGCTAAATTAAATCGTGATGATATTCACCTTTTCGGGTTTAGAGTGGCCGAGCCGCATCATGACGGCACGCCGCACTGGCATATTTTAGTTTTTATGCAACCAAAGCACCGGGACGCAGTGGAACGCATCATGCGAGCTTATGCGCTTGAAGTTGACGGCGACGAACCCGGCGCAAGCGAAAACCGATTTAAATTTGTCGATATTGAAAAAGAAAAAGGCAGCGCAACAGGTTATATAGCTAAATACATATCAAAAAATATTGATGGTTACGCGCTTAACGGTGAGCTTGACGACGAAACCGGCCAAGACCTAAAAACCATGTCAAAAGCGGTTACCGCGTGGGCTAGCCGCTGGCGTATTCGTCAATTTCAGCAAATAGGCGGGGCGCCTGTGACGGTATACCGAGAGCTTAGACGCTTAAAAGATAAAAAAGTCCAAGATGAAAATGTCGATCCTATACTCGCTGCGGCTGATGTTGGGTGCTGGGCTACTTATACAGAGCTACAAGGCGGCGCAATGGTTAAGCGTAAAGATTTAAAAGTACGTATATCGTATGAAGAAAAACTTAATCAATTTGAAGAGCCACAACAAAAAATAAAAGGGGTTTTTTCACCAATTACCGGCCTTGCTTCTTTTATTTGTACACGTTTAATTAAATGGAAGATAGTTAAAAAGGGTAAACAGAGCAAGGGTCTTGACCTAAAAAAACGGGCGGAACGAACGGCTTGGAGTTCTGTCAATAACTGTACGCCGAGCTTTGATCCGGTAGCGGACGATCAGAAAAAGAGAATAAAAAAAGGCTCGAAATTAGATGAAATATTGGACGATTTAGAGCGTAAAGAAATTGATTTTAATCGTTGGCTGGAAAATCCTGCGATACGGCAGCAGCAAAGGCCAACCAAAGAGGGAAAAAATAAACAAATATATAGAAAGAATGTTCAAATTTTAGAAGATTGGATTAAAAACACCCCAAAAGTGGCTATTTTACCGGATATTGACTGGAGTTTTTAA
- a CDS encoding ogr/Delta-like zinc finger family protein gives MSRTALLFCPECGQKAIITKTARAHKLLNYRYCSCSDPECGLTFRIKEEFEKVLSPSAKGFNRLNDYLMQHGSHSQLALDIINPA, from the coding sequence ATGAGCCGAACCGCTTTACTATTTTGTCCTGAATGTGGTCAAAAAGCCATTATTACCAAAACCGCCCGCGCTCATAAATTACTAAATTATCGTTACTGTTCTTGTTCTGATCCAGAATGTGGGTTGACGTTTCGAATAAAGGAAGAGTTTGAAAAAGTATTAAGCCCAAGCGCTAAAGGCTTTAACCGCTTAAATGACTACCTAATGCAACACGGCAGCCACTCACAACTTGCTTTAGATATTATTAATCCAGCTTAA
- a CDS encoding phage portal protein, producing the protein MSKLSKKQNKKNNKPMRMSSIAFERPEVVLTDLSYYYGTSTNHNSDCYPVPVERLALSQLPNINPQHGGIVQARRNMLLSTYLSGGLTKSQAMAWFYDFIVFGDAYLLKMRNVFGHVIGLVPLMSLYVKAKKNEDETAIEGFIVPTKKEAIFYNENDIIQIKMPDPTQQVYGLPDYLGGVNSAMLNSESTMFRRRYYNNGAHMGYIFYTNDPSMTDEMEEAIRAKIENSKGVGNFKNMFVSIPGGTEKAIQLIPVGDLNSAKDEFANIKNISAQDLLNAHRFPAGLAGVIPANGSNNGDVTKSRKNYMATETKVLQDLISDAVNNDEDIKNSPKKSDLILEFQTITMPED; encoded by the coding sequence TCAAAGAAACAGAATAAAAAAAACAATAAACCAATGCGCATGAGTTCAATAGCATTTGAACGCCCCGAAGTCGTTTTGACTGATTTAAGTTATTATTACGGGACAAGCACAAATCATAATAGCGACTGTTACCCGGTACCCGTTGAGCGCCTCGCCCTTTCTCAATTGCCCAATATCAACCCTCAACACGGCGGCATTGTGCAAGCGCGGCGCAATATGCTACTTAGTACATATCTAAGTGGCGGGTTAACCAAATCGCAAGCGATGGCGTGGTTTTATGACTTCATTGTTTTTGGTGATGCGTATTTATTAAAAATGCGCAATGTATTTGGTCACGTTATCGGACTTGTGCCGCTAATGTCGTTATATGTTAAAGCTAAAAAAAATGAGGACGAAACCGCGATTGAGGGGTTTATTGTTCCAACCAAAAAAGAGGCAATTTTTTATAATGAAAATGATATTATTCAAATAAAAATGCCTGACCCAACTCAACAAGTTTACGGCTTGCCGGATTATTTGGGCGGTGTTAATAGTGCCATGCTTAATAGTGAATCAACCATGTTTAGACGCCGTTATTATAATAATGGCGCTCATATGGGTTACATTTTTTATACTAACGACCCAAGCATGACCGATGAAATGGAAGAAGCGATCAGAGCTAAAATAGAGAACTCAAAAGGTGTGGGTAACTTCAAAAATATGTTTGTTAGTATTCCGGGTGGCACAGAAAAAGCGATTCAATTAATACCAGTCGGCGATCTAAACTCGGCCAAAGATGAATTTGCTAATATTAAAAACATTTCAGCGCAAGATTTATTGAACGCTCACCGCTTCCCTGCGGGGCTTGCTGGCGTTATTCCAGCCAATGGAAGCAATAACGGTGACGTGACCAAGTCACGTAAAAATTACATGGCAACGGAAACAAAAGTATTACAAGATTTAATTAGTGATGCGGTAAACAATGACGAGGATATTAAAAATTCACCGAAAAAAAGCGATTTAATCCTTGAATTTCAAACTATTACAATGCCAGAGGATTAA